The genome window AGCTAGTGAGAAAATGAATGATTGGACGTGGGCTGTAGCTGCTTTACTGTCTTGAGTTGACGTGAGAAACCAATCATAAAAAGGGGAAACTCAAGGAAAATGTGCATTTGATGACACTGCGAacagtttttacattttatgctTTTTTCATTTGGTCATACAGGACTCTTCAGGACTCTGAGCTCTGACTATCAATCCATGAGCTCTTCTGTGCAAACAgtttttttcacatcagaaTGATATTGTGAGCGTGTGTGTATGCATGTATAAATCTGCATTTAACTGCGTCGCAGACACCCACATGTTACGGATTAGAATGGGTTGAAGTTTAGAGCTATGCAGGGCCCTTTACTGAGTCCTCCTTTGATATGTGTAAATATAATGTGAAGGTCTGAAGTGATTTTTGTTAAATTCTATATTTTATCGCTTTTGTAGAAATTTTGTTGTGGGAAGaaaaagaaatacaataaattttatgggtgaaaattTGCTTCATGTTTCTGTCTCACACATGCACGACAACATTATCTGAGCAACTACTCATGTCTGATGATATCACATAACAATTTGTTCCAAAGGCAGCACAAAGATTATCCTTCCTCAGTACAAAAACAATATAATAGCACATTTATGGCAGGTACTATACTTgaaatagatacatttgaatGTCTCAGACAACAATTCTAACTTTTCTCTCTTACTAAATGTTAGCGTGTGTATATTTTCTCCTAGCTCATTTTGAGTTCAGAGTTGTCTGTGTGCATGATACGCAATGTAGGAGTGCCCTTTTTTGCCTACTTAATGGGTCAAAGGTAACGTGATGCTTTTAGCTTGTATGCTATGTACCCCCCTTATCCTCTTGTTCTGCTTCCCACGGCGTGGTCCCTGGCTCACTGCTGTTCTTGCATGTGTCCAGATGCCTCCTTAAAGCTGAACAAGAGAAACATCAGTAAGCGACATGTCGCTGCAATATCACAGTCATTAGCACAAGAAAGAGAATACTGACAGGGCTTTGAGGAAGTCCATGCTTCCATCATGAATAATTTGGTTTGATTTGTTATAGAAATCTTGGAGAGGACAtaagaggaggaagaggaaacACAACGTACCTTTGAAATATCAAAACAACTGTGACtgtatgtttgtgtgtttgtttgctaCACTTGTTTGTTTTTGAGCACAGTTCCTTTCCGAGCAAGTTATCCTCTAGATGCTGGTATCGTGTCTACCCAGAGACATTAATTAATAGCTAATCAAAGCTAATGTCTCAGCAGCACATTGCCAGCACAAAGACATGATTAATACGTAATCAAAGGCTGTGCAGCGCAAACGCACAAAGCAGAACCCACCCCCAGCCACCCCGCCTCGAACACCACTGTTGTTATAGAAATAAACGAATGCTCGCGGCTTAATTAGCTGGCTGTTGATATGTGTTGTCTTCATTTGAAGTTGTTGGGGATTTATCTCGGAGCCAACTTTGGCCTCCTGAGTGACAACGCTGAGGTGACATTCTGCATTCATACATGCACTGATATTTTAATGCGCGTTGCTTTTCTCATATTGAGAATCCAATAGCTCTATGAAAAAATGTAAAGTTCTAACCTGAGAGGCCAAACATGCGGCAGCAAGCACTgcatgtgtgtttttgcaggAAAGCAGTAATGGCAGCATCTCCAAGGTTGTCAGGACCAAATGCCATCTCACCCATGCTGCCACTGTGCAAGGAACAGAGACAGCGTCAAAATGACAAATCTTTTTACAATAGTATCTATTTCAAGTTAGTGGAACACCTGTGCACTTCAGCCATAATGACTGTCGGATCGGTCAGCTCCTCACCGACACCTGACAAGAAAAGATATGATGAAATAAGTCATTAGCATTTCGAGGAAAATTTGCGGGTGACTTTGCAGTTTGTCAGTGTTTAGTGTCATGCAGTCAAAATGTGAATAGTGATGAAGAGGACTTTGAGACCACCTATTGGGTTACAGTACATTTACCTATAGATTGTGAGATTTATGAAATGCTTCCAAGGATCACCTTGTACATCAAGCACCAGAAGTTCCCTGGATGAGTACTCATAGGTCCAATGTGAAAACGAAAGCAGTAACTCTTCCAGTGAACAGGAAGGTGTGATTTCCTctcctgtgttgttgttgtacttGCGGAAGTTACCAGACATGTTCCTTTCAATAGTAAGCCATTGGCCATTTGAATGCCAAAGAACCAATGATACATCCAGAAATCTGGCGTGATGACATAACAAATTAATACAGAATCAATGGCATTTAATAGTGCAAGAGAAACCACATACTTCGGTGAATGTGTAATCCTGGCAGGTTTGATTTGGTTAAACACTTGCATCATCCTgtctgctgccctctgctgctgGATCTCCTTTAAGTATAGAGAACATAGTaaatgtgacattaaaaaatgttatgtAAAAGTGATTTACAACGGTAGAAAGATTTGGAGAACCCGGTTTACTTTTACATAATGCCTTGATACACAGCGTCAATCAGTAATTGCAAGATGGAAGTAGTATTTCCTGccagtttattttattgttagtgatattaaacattaaaatttGTAACCATTCAAAGGCTTATATTATTCTATAGCTTTTAGATTTTGCATACTCACCCTCAAACATAGCTGCAGTGCTGTGTCATCATGAAAGTATTTCTGCCAAGCAGACACCACCTCTGGTCTGAATGCTTTGACCACATACACCTGCCCAGGTGTGAGGACATTCTGTTCGGCCCAGGTGCAGAGAACCCTGAACCCCTGCCGCAAACCCCCTTCCAGAGAGCCCTCTTCACTAGGCAGCAACTGAACTATTGCTGACAAGCCTCGGGAAGACCATGAAGAGACTATTTCTGCTTCAGGGTCGGTCTCTGAGTGAGCTTCTTCCAGTGTATAAATGCTCACCTCTTCACCACCTACAGAGGCAAAAGTAAATACTGTATTAGGATAGTGCAGTATAATTACCGAAGGATACTGGAAATTATTTGCTGCGGACTTGCATCAAAAAGGGTACCTAGAATGGAAACTGGAGTAAATGGGATGGTGTGAGCCAGTCTCATTAGGTTGTTTCTTTCCATGGCTGGTTGCAAACACAAAAACATACAAGTTTTGTAACTTAACTATGTCATAATAAAAGTATCTGTACTTTGGGTGCAGAACATGAgatgagttaaaataaataaataaataaaaacttttaaaaaataaataaaaatgtaaaaatacttttcatttatattaattttgaatttttattcattttattaatacctGAATAATGTGGATACAACATATCCGTGGACTGGAATGTTGAACTCCCTGATACAACGACAGGACAGATATTTAGTATTGTACTAAATTACACACAAATATCTATTTTAGAAAATACCTTCAGCAGCAATAACACTCTGCGACCTGGAGTGGACATCATCAAAAATATGTTTCGTTGAATCAATTATTCATGCACATTGTGGCAAGCCAAAAAAGAAGGGACAGACTTACGAAGATGTGCGGCTAACTGATCTCGCCCAGCTGTTCCATGCTGAATGAGTAGGACTCAAGACGTCCTGAATGCCACAGTAAAATAAGAATATAGGAATTACAAAGccataaaaaaagtatttgtccCCTCCCTCAAAGTTAAATATTCCTAAAAGTCTAAAATAATAAGGtgtaaactgaaaaaaataactggtggatttacttgataaaatcattgtaacaatttgcacttactttTATGAAGTAAACTTTACTGCTTGCAATATTAAGTTCAGTTCACAAGCAGTTTCATCACgtaaatccaccagttattGATTAAATCATAGTGACAATTGGCACTTACTtctattaagtaaattttactgcttgtgaacttaacaaatgcaaattgttgcaatgattttatcaagtaaatccaccagttatttttttcagtatagTTTTATTCTCaacttaatttctttaatttgCAGTACCTGATGAGAAAAAACTTGCTTCTGCAAATCCAGGGGCTCAAAATCTTTCGggtaaaaaaagacaacaaagttttaacatttaaaaaaaaataggcatGTCGTGTGCTTAGAAACAATTGAGTGTTGAAAGCAAACATTTTTATACACTATCTAAAAGCCCATTCGGTTTTCTTACTAAGCTGGGTGAGGCTAGCTGAAGCTGACCAACATGTAGGTTCTCCTTTCAACTTTTGCCATCGTTTCCAGCAAGCGTCAGACAGAAATGTGTGCATGGTTCCCTAAtgaattttaaagttttttgtttttataaggaCATTGAAAATATTAAGATTCAAGATGTAGGTTTAAGAAAACATGCATAATACAGcattaataaataaacaatagcATTTTAGGGAACACTCTTACATCGTCTTGGCAGCTTTCTTGTATTTTGACCGTCTTTCGATTTGGGTTTCTTCTTCTTCTGTTCAAGACTTGAGTAAACTCAAATGACTTACACCACTCTGCAGAGTCAAACATGACAACCAATCAGACCAAACTACTGAACATGAAGTTTTTAAACTTTAACTTAAATTCATTGAATCAAAAAGCTAATGAAATATACCGAGGTAGGCTTAATCAAAGACATAACAGACTGCACTAACAAAACTGTTCAGCGACATTTCACATTCTATTGTCAAATGTCTTCCCATTGTTGCCTTCAATCATCATGATACTGTAAATGACAAAAGTACCTCTGCTTTTGCTCCACTGTAAGAATGTGTCATCTCTCAAACTtcttttaccaccacgctttttaaatgcttcattaagaTAAGGAAATGACCCCCCTCTTGGAATCAGGGATGCACCAGAGAAAGTCATATTCTCCACACTGGATGACAAAGATCTGCAGTAGCCATAAGGGTAGTCTCTTGACAAATAGGATGACCTTGGAGATTTTGCACAAGGTCTGTTCTGGGAATTACCGGAGAGTTGGTGGTCATCCAAACAGGTACAATTTTCAAAATCCTTAGAGATCTTAGTGGGATCAGAAAGAAGAATATCACCACTATGTCTCAATACTTCTAAATTATAGAGATTTTCATGAGTCAGCTCTTTCTGATTTATTTCTTCATCGTCTCCACTGACTTCTTCCTCTTCCACGTCAATTTCCTCACAATTTGGGTAAAGGTGTTGGTCACAGCTCCACAGTTTATAACGTGGTGAGTCCAGTCTGTCCGTAAACTTGTGAGAGAAAGGAGACTCACTGCTGGATGGGCCACGTGATTCATAAGATGTCTGATCGCTGAAACCACTAAACTGGCTTCCAACTCCATGAAGGGGCAAAATTGTCGAGAGGGATGCAGTTCGAGATACACCAACACACAACTCGTTAGGATGGTGGGCATCAAGCGACTGTAAtcgatatataaaaaaagaaacaatattACCGTAATCATTCAGTCAACATTTATACCGGTATTGGCTGATTGTACTGCAGGAAGATTGCAACTTACCTCTTTTTCACCCTTCCCTGACAATCTTTCTCTGTCCCCCCTGCTTCCTCTGACTTCCAGGTGGGACTCCTGCGGCACATGTCTATGAGTGTACCCTTTAATTAATGAAGGTGGAGTACTTTTACAAGGTTTGCACATCATTTGTCTCCTATTAGCCTCATCATACTCTGCACCACCTCTGTGGAGCACACTCCAGCTCTGAGGGAGGACGTGTCGGGATGTTTTGATCGGTTGGGATTGAGCAAGACGAGTTTCCTCTTGATGCAGGTTATCAGAGGCAGACAGCAGAGTGAGTGTGTCAACAGCAAGCGCCGACAAGTCCTGAAGTTGACCAAGCTGAGAGTCCAGCTTCATAAGGCTGTCCTGAATGACTGTGACTTTCTCAGAAACTTCCCCAACCATCGTGCACATCTCTTCTGTTCtatttgaacacacacacaataaaattgaatgttttttttgaaaataaaaagttggattgtttttttgtcttcttCAACTCAAGGTTCTTATGGTGCATTAGACAATGATTTTAGTGTAGTTTCCATTGTGGGCCACAAGTGcagtctaagaaaaaaaaactgttacaTTCACGTTGAAATATGGAAATCTGTGGTTACCAGAATTTCACTGTTAGACAAAATGGCAAAGTCATAAAATACACATGAAATCGTAGTGTTTAAGCAACCATaatttttacagtatatatatatatatatatatatatatatatatatatatatatatatatatatatatttttttttttttccctgaaaaGATGGTAAAAATTTAATATTGTACCATTTCATACAATAACTTATTTAAACACTTGATGGTGGTGATACCATGTTACACCTTGTCTCCCCTCTCCAGTCAGGATTTAAACCTATACCAATATTATGACAGTCAAACATGCTAACTACTGAGCTaatgcagagcattcagagggagTGCTATGCGTGTAGATTAGGAAAACTTGATTCGTGAGAGCTTACAGAGGGTACTAGCAAGAGATGCTAGATTTTGCTGTTGGCTTAGTAGTCAGCACACATGACTGCCACAGTGATAGCGTGGGTTCAAACTCCAGTTGGtgaacaaaaaaaggaaaacaagaAAAGGAGCACAACAATTTCATAGTACAGTATATCCATTCAACAATTCATTTTCAACACCTCTTTTTCTTCTCAGGGTtgcggggtgctggagcctatcccggcTGAATTCGGTCTAAAGGCAGACTACACCCTAAACTGGTCGGGTTTATAGTACGTgtatatatggaaaaaaaataccattaaatATGCTGTGGTTCTTTTTGCAGTACTTTGTTGTCTATTTGACACTGAACGTTTTACggttttccaatttttttacGGTATAATTTCGACAACCGCAGTTGCCTGTATTCTACAATGaatccaacttttttttaaaacagtgtaGTTATTATAAAAGAAATACAACCTATCAGCTGTGACTCTGATCCTGTTCATTTGACTGCTGAGGAGATCTCGATTTTTCTCATAGATGTAGGCCTGGACGCATTTCTCTTCAAATTCATGGAGTTTCTTTCTGTCATCATCGCCTAAATAGAGCTCTGGAAAGAGCATGTTAGAACAGAACAGAGTCCAATGGTATAACCATACATTAATCTACAATAAAATTATATCTACAACATACAGATTATATCGATAAAATAATAGAACTCACTAAGTCCAGAGCTTCTTTCATCTCCCTTAGAAATTCCATTAAGGTGCTTGTAAATAGCTCTCAAACCAATAGTTATGTGACTCAGGACAATTAAGGGTGGAGGAAGCCATGGTCTGTCCAGATAGGTCATTATGTAGCGATAGCGGTTGTACTTCCACAACTTATTGGAAGTTGATGCCATATCAAAGTAGATGTTGCTGATAATGAAAAGGCAAACCTGAGGTTAAAAAGTGTCTCCCTTGATGCTCAAACCTTGAAGATAGACAAGAACTGCTGCTGAGGTACTCACTTAAAAAATGCAATGAGAATGTTGACCATGattatgtattggaaaaacataTAGACAGCTTGAAGGAATCCTGTGAGGAACGAAGCAGGAGCACACGGACGGCCATCATCACAAGCTGTTGATATAAAATGAAACTGTGAAAAACGGTTACCAAAACATTTATAATGTATGttatcttaactcattggcggccattgatggtgatagacatccaatccattttcaacTAAGAGGGGCTGGCAgcaagtttaaatgaattggacatctatcaccatcattgacagccaatgagttcaaaacGAGGTTATCATGTCAAGCCTTTATTAAACCACTAACGATCTATCTCTGATGCGTAGACCTCTCCGTAGATCATCCAGTAAGGCTGGAACACAACATCACGAGCTAAACTCCATGATGGCTTTTCATCTGGTGACAGGATGGCCTTCCTGGATACCCCAAAACTGAGCAGTACAATTGCCATCATCACCACAATAAAGAACATGTTAGAGGTCTGGatggaaagaaagaaaaaaagacaagtactgattaaaatttttttgtaaagtAATGAACAAAACCCACATACCATTTTGGTGATCATTGTAAGGTAGGGACCAGCGTGTTGGTTGACAGCCAGCAGATCCATCACCCTGACAAACCAAAATATAATGTCCAGACAGTAGGCAATCCGTCCTGCTGTGCGGTATGGGTCAGCATGCCAacgcagcaccaaaccaaacagGAAGAGTACGATGGCAATGAAGTCCGATAAGTTCCAGTATTCAGAGAACCAAATCTTCAGCTTCTGCCTGAGCTTCCTTGGTTCTGACATAAGCACCTGATAGGGGGTTTACATGAATAAACATTACTGGTATTAGTAATTCAAATAATTTGTCAGatacagtatttttattttacacttaATGGGTTGTTAAAATTGCAGTTCCAATTTCCCCCCTAAGTCGAATTGCCTGGTTATCTCACCTCTCTGGTTTTCTCCATTGCTGTAGTTAATACATACAAAATGACCAACCATTCCTGCTCACTGGGTTGATCATCCATCTTAACTAAAATGGCGTATGAGAATAACATCAAGAAAGCAAGGTATGACATCTAAAAAGGATAATAAGAAAGAAATAagcttatttttattcaaaaaatgtaaaacGTACACAAAGGAGGATGTAAATGTATTTACTGTATTGCTGTGTTGCAGAAATGAatatttgcatttcatttttcCTGACAAAATAATTGACACCTACTGTATGGAACCAGAATTTAACAACTGGGGCTGTATAAAATTCATAGAATTTCCGGATCCAGGACACACTATGCAAAGTGATTGAGAAAAGGCCTTTAGATCCTGAACCAAGACATCGGTCCTGGGATGGGAGTCCATGCTCTGTATCCTGGTTAGCCTGTGAGTGGgaatttcaaaatagtattgTGTCTGAGGATTCCAGTTCATATATTCCAAGTTTATACAGTGTGCTGCCTATAGTACATACCACGTGATCCGTTTTGTCATGAGTTGCTCCTGTGTCACGTCCAAAAAGAATTGCCTCATTTGACTGTGGTACATGGCACATTTCGGCTTTACTTTTGAATTCCAGAAGCAAAATGGCAGGAGGCAGAAGGAGGCTCAGAATGATCTAAAACAAGCAGTAAAGTCTGAATTAACATAACTTGCCACTAAAGCCAGTGGTAAAAACATACTTCAATCGATGTAATGTTGTGACTACACTGGCCCTTTCTGCCCCCGAATTTTAGTGGTTGTATATCAATGCAACATGGTTGTACATCAATGCAACATCAAGTTTACCAACACACTTaacagtgtcataaaatataacaaaaaacaatacaatCAACACTGAGCAATACCTCTTCAATACTAATACGTTTTCAacattgccattgttgttggtgGATCAAAGATGTACACGATTCACATaaaagagctgatttgtgtacactctacccctttcatttacttagcttatagactcccccacccccgtccctttctttccctggtcaacaggccccccacatggtgtcaaccggaaatacatgcaGCTGAGGATAGCATCAACACGTTAGTATTTAGTGTAgacattcaatgtatttcttgttgttgtttgtgtttcttttcttttttctcttgtgtttcttttcttctgttcccccataacccctgtttgctgttttgtcataataaacgaggtatgtgaatgatcacaatgggagtatgtcatactctcaatgtgcaacATTAAAACTGCTCAGTCCAACCGGGCactcagacttccattctccgtgtcaaacagctgaacaggacaagtttaaaaaaaaaaaaaaatatggggagaacaagtatttgaaaaacagtcaatgggaaaacccattggcagtgtatcaaatacttgttctccccactgtatatatgtacacGATTATAATGCGGATGACATCACTCGTTTCAGTACCTTTAAAAATGAGTTTTTTCTCATGTTCAGTGGCCCAGTCCATAGATCAGTAAGGAGAGTCTGTGTGCACGAGTGCGAAACAAAAGGTCTGTGGCATGAAGAAACTGCCATTTGCAGGCTTGTAAAGTGGCTCCATGCCTCCATCTCAGAAGTGAGTAGCTTCATTGCCATCTTCTCATTCTGACGAAATGCACAGTTTAAGACATTCTCTGCCAGCTGACCAAATTCCCtatgacaaaacaaaataaaatacagtatataaaaattcTAGCATCTTAATAATTTTTTCACAGCCTATCATGGACAGTTCAAGAGTCTTTAATGAACCTAACcttcatgtttttggaatgtgggaggaaactaaTGTATGGGAAAACCCTCGCAGACACAGAGAGAACTTACTCAAGCATTTTTGAATCAACACTTCATTCACACTCACAGTGAATATGCTTTGAACCGTTCTGCAATGTGGTCATCTGTGCTGCTTTGCCGTGCTTTAAAGGCCATGGAGCGGTACATCTTGCAGGCCACTGTGGCCCGAGCAAGCGCCTCTTCGCCATGCTGCCATAGGAACATTGCCATCTGCTGGCGTTGCTGGAGCACAGCCCACACGAAGACGTCATTAAAGTTGAAAGAAAAAACTAATGGTGTTTCACATAGACCGGATGGCCATACACCCTTTTCACGTGTACCGTCTGGTACATGCTGGTCCTAGATTGAAAAATAAGGATAGAATGTTAAAACAAATGGGTCAGCAAAGTGGggacaaaaaaacaatggagAAACACGAAAAGTCAGaaaagccctgattataagacgaccccctgtttttcaagactcaagtttgaaaaaagactttttgaacaccaaattaattttcatacagaaaataattacaatacatccgaaacaaatgattgtaacaatacatttgaaagaaaaagtatgttattttgcctcattcaaatcttaatatctgaacatttacagtgacttgcaaaagtattcggcccccttgaatcttgcaacctttcgccacatttcaggcttcaaacataaagatatgaaatttaatttttttgtcaagaatcaacaacaagtgggacacgatcgtgaagtggaacatttattggataatttaaacttttttaacaaataaaaaactgaaaagtggggcgtgcaatattattcggcccctttactttcagtgcagcaaactcactccagaagttcagtgaggatctctgaatgatccaatgttgtcctaaatgacagaTGATGATAAatcgaatccacctgtgtgtaatcaagtctccgtataaatgcacctgctctgtgatagtctcagggttctgtttaaagtgcagagagcattatgaaaaccaaggaacacaccaggcatgtccgagatactgttgtggagaagttt of Corythoichthys intestinalis isolate RoL2023-P3 chromosome 3, ASM3026506v1, whole genome shotgun sequence contains these proteins:
- the trpm6 gene encoding transient receptor potential cation channel subfamily M member 6 isoform X2; its protein translation is MAQTTEFFPAMSYKSWIEETFSRRECIKFIPSSRDLHRCSPLCQVCQNLIRCCCGRLMVEHSWQEAPPHMVIFPGPEQDLEEEWSLELHTSDSPTDAYGTIDFQDSATRVCRAKFVRVALDSKPEALLQLMLREWQMDRPKLLLTVHGGSENFTLSPKVKQAFSKGLITAARSTGAWILTDGINTGVSKYVGEAVKTYGGHNLRKRNTIGITPWGVIDNNTDFIGRDIFRPYQPLGNPLSKRAYLNGFHSHFLLVDDGTLGKLGCQEGLRKKLEKHIQLLKIHPRLNQKVPMVCVIVEGGPAIVSTVLDYVSNNPPVPVIVFEGSGRAADLFAFLYKHTGIDRQLDADIKQDFLIRIGDMFGVDREEASHLCNLLLECMDHRKSITIFDSESDDQMAPDATILTAILKGTKASAAEQLSMTLAWDRADIAQKNVLVYGQQWQVGSLEQAMLDALVMDRVSFVKLLIENGMTMSHFLTVDRLEELYNTPLVQTDHFLHHLVEDVKKTSLPLAYRLSLIDIGLVIEYLIGGAYRSTYTRKHFRTAYNRLQNKESRRVSTSSLSRQKKGMKPNSQRSGSPQEPHFFRTAQPYKCKDQHVPDGTREKGVWPSGLCETPLVFSFNFNDVFVWAVLQQRQQMAMFLWQHGEEALARATVACKMYRSMAFKARQSSTDDHIAERFKAYSLEFGQLAENVLNCAFRQNEKMAMKLLTSEMEAWSHFTSLQMAVSSCHRPFVSHSCTQTLLTDLWTGPLNMRKNSFLKIILSLLLPPAILLLEFKSKAEMCHVPQSNEAILFGRDTGATHDKTDHVANQDTEHGLPSQDRCLGSGSKGLFSITLHSVSWIRKFYEFYTAPVVKFWFHTMSYLAFLMLFSYAILVKMDDQPSEQEWLVILYVLTTAMEKTREVLMSEPRKLRQKLKIWFSEYWNLSDFIAIVLFLFGLVLRWHADPYRTAGRIAYCLDIIFWFVRVMDLLAVNQHAGPYLTMITKMTSNMFFIVVMMAIVLLSFGVSRKAILSPDEKPSWSLARDVVFQPYWMIYGEVYASEIDPCDDGRPCAPASFLTGFLQAVYMFFQYIIMVNILIAFFNNIYFDMASTSNKLWKYNRYRYIMTYLDRPWLPPPLIVLSHITIGLRAIYKHLNGISKGDERSSGLKLYLGDDDRKKLHEFEEKCVQAYIYEKNRDLLSSQMNRIRVTADRTEEMCTMVGEVSEKVTVIQDSLMKLDSQLGQLQDLSALAVDTLTLLSASDNLHQEETRLAQSQPIKTSRHVLPQSWSVLHRGYTHRHVPQESHLEVRGSRGDRERLSGKGEKESLDAHHPNELCVGVSRTASLSTILPLHGVGSQFSGFSDQTSYESRGPSSSESPFSHKFTDRLDSPRYKLWSCDQHLYPNCEEIDVEEEEVSGDDEEINQKELTHENLYNLEVLRHSGDILLSDPTKISKDFENCTCLDDHQLSGNSQNRPCAKSPRSSYLSRDYPYGYCRSLSSSVENMTFSGASLIPRGGSFPYLNEAFKKRGGKRSLRDDTFLQWSKSREWCKSFEFTQVLNRRRRNPNRKTVKIQESCQDDGTMHTFLSDACWKRWQKLKGEPTCWSASASLTQLNFEPLDLQKQVFSHQDVLSPTHSAWNSWARSVSRTSSSQSVIAAEGSSTFQSTDMLYPHYSAMERNNLMRLAHTIPFTPVSILGGEEVSIYTLEEAHSETDPEAEIVSSWSSRGLSAIVQLLPSEEGSLEGGLRQGFRVLCTWAEQNVLTPGQVYVVKAFRPEVVSAWQKYFHDDTALQLCLREIQQQRAADRMMQVFNQIKPARITHSPKFLDVSLVLWHSNGQWLTIERNMSGNFRKYNNNTGEEITPSCSLEELLLSFSHWTYEYSSRELLVLDVQGVGEELTDPTVIMAEVHSGSMGEMAFGPDNLGDAAITAFLQKHTCSACCRMFGLSALRRHLDTCKNSSEPGTTPWEAEQEDKGGT
- the trpm6 gene encoding transient receptor potential cation channel subfamily M member 6 isoform X1, giving the protein MAQTTEFFPAMSYKSWIEETFSRRECIKFIPSSRDLHRCSPLCQVCQNLIRCCCGRLMVEHSWQEAPPHMVIFPGPEQDLEEEWSLELHTSDSPTDAYGTIDFQDSATRVCRAKFVRVALDSKPEALLQLMLREWQMDRPKLLLTVHGGSENFTLSPKVKQAFSKGLITAARSTGAWILTDGINTGVSKYVGEAVKTYGGHNLRKRNTIGITPWGVIDNNTDFIGRDIFRPYQPLGNPLSKRAYLNGFHSHFLLVDDGTLGKLGCQEGLRKKLEKHIQLLKIHPRLNQKVPMVCVIVEGGPAIVSTVLDYVSNNPPVPVIVFEGSGRAADLFAFLYKHTGIDRQLDADIKQDFLIRIGDMFGVDREEASHLCNLLLECMDHRKSITIFDSESDDQMAPDATILTAILKGTKASAAEQLSMTLAWDRADIAQKNVLVYGQQWQVGSLEQAMLDALVMDRVSFVKLLIENGMTMSHFLTVDRLEELYNTPLVQTDHFLHHLVEDVKKTSLPLAYRLSLIDIGLVIEYLIGGAYRSTYTRKHFRTAYNRLQNKESRRVSTSSLSRQKKGMKPNSQRSGSPQEPHFFRTAQPYKCKDQHVPDGTREKGVWPSGLCETPLVFSFNFNDVFVWAVLQQRQQMAMFLWQHGEEALARATVACKMYRSMAFKARQSSTDDHIAERFKAYSLEFGQLAENVLNCAFRQNEKMAMKLLTSEMEAWSHFTSLQMAVSSCHRPFVSHSCTQTLLTDLWTGPLNMRKNSFLKIILSLLLPPAILLLEFKSKAEMCHVPQSNEAILFGRDTGATHDKTDHVANQDTEHGLPSQDRCLGSGSKGLFSITLHSVSWIRKFYEFYTAPVVKFWFHTMSYLAFLMLFSYAILVKMDDQPSEQEWLVILYVLTTAMEKTREVLMSEPRKLRQKLKIWFSEYWNLSDFIAIVLFLFGLVLRWHADPYRTAGRIAYCLDIIFWFVRVMDLLAVNQHAGPYLTMITKMTSNMFFIVVMMAIVLLSFGVSRKAILSPDEKPSWSLARDVVFQPYWMIYGEVYASEIDPCDDGRPCAPASFLTGFLQAVYMFFQYIIMVNILIAFFNNIYFDMASTSNKLWKYNRYRYIMTYLDRPWLPPPLIVLSHITIGLRAIYKHLNGISKGDERSSGLKLYLGDDDRKKLHEFEEKCVQAYIYEKNRDLLSSQMNRIRVTADRTEEMCTMVGEVSEKVTVIQDSLMKLDSQLGQLQDLSALAVDTLTLLSASDNLHQEETRLAQSQPIKTSRHVLPQSWSVLHRGGAEYDEANRRQMMCKPCKSTPPSLIKGYTHRHVPQESHLEVRGSRGDRERLSGKGEKESLDAHHPNELCVGVSRTASLSTILPLHGVGSQFSGFSDQTSYESRGPSSSESPFSHKFTDRLDSPRYKLWSCDQHLYPNCEEIDVEEEEVSGDDEEINQKELTHENLYNLEVLRHSGDILLSDPTKISKDFENCTCLDDHQLSGNSQNRPCAKSPRSSYLSRDYPYGYCRSLSSSVENMTFSGASLIPRGGSFPYLNEAFKKRGGKRSLRDDTFLQWSKSREWCKSFEFTQVLNRRRRNPNRKTVKIQESCQDDGTMHTFLSDACWKRWQKLKGEPTCWSASASLTQLNFEPLDLQKQVFSHQDVLSPTHSAWNSWARSVSRTSSSQSVIAAEGSSTFQSTDMLYPHYSAMERNNLMRLAHTIPFTPVSILGGEEVSIYTLEEAHSETDPEAEIVSSWSSRGLSAIVQLLPSEEGSLEGGLRQGFRVLCTWAEQNVLTPGQVYVVKAFRPEVVSAWQKYFHDDTALQLCLREIQQQRAADRMMQVFNQIKPARITHSPKFLDVSLVLWHSNGQWLTIERNMSGNFRKYNNNTGEEITPSCSLEELLLSFSHWTYEYSSRELLVLDVQGVGEELTDPTVIMAEVHSGSMGEMAFGPDNLGDAAITAFLQKHTCSACCRMFGLSALRRHLDTCKNSSEPGTTPWEAEQEDKGGT